Proteins found in one Pseudoxanthomonas sp. SL93 genomic segment:
- a CDS encoding aminopeptidase — protein sequence MTRHTASMLALALACMLSSACQKQETPAAASTPADPSPADATPAAPPAPPVDLELLAQRLVANAAVKEGDAVIISGRTHDAELLENIALHVRQLGAFPMIEYTSDRLAKRMFFDVPAQFDTQAPALDLKLAGVFNVLIAVDNGTSENLFEGADPQRVAARSQAGEAVGQELMKRNVRQVQVGNGLYPTAWRAKRMGMSEADLGKTFWEGVNVDYGALQARGQAVKGALAAGNELHVTHPNGTDYRLRIQGRPVLVSDGIISPEDIKQGGAALQVFLPAGEVYTTPVAGTGEGRIVATRDYFRGQAIDNLAVTVAGGKVTALTGDGPGFAPLKAEFDAVNDPRKNEVSFIDLGINPNVRLPVASQVGNWVPAGTVTMGLGNNTWAGGNNSLAYGVTFFLPGSTVTLDGQVIVDKGELNL from the coding sequence ATGACCCGCCACACCGCTTCGATGCTCGCCCTCGCGCTCGCCTGCATGCTTTCCAGCGCCTGTCAGAAACAGGAGACCCCGGCGGCGGCCAGTACGCCCGCCGATCCGTCGCCCGCCGACGCGACACCCGCCGCACCGCCCGCCCCACCGGTCGATCTGGAGCTGCTTGCCCAGCGGCTGGTCGCCAACGCGGCCGTCAAGGAAGGCGATGCGGTCATCATCAGCGGGCGGACGCACGACGCCGAGCTGCTGGAAAACATCGCGTTGCACGTGCGCCAGCTGGGCGCGTTCCCGATGATCGAATACACCAGTGATCGCCTTGCCAAGCGGATGTTCTTCGACGTGCCGGCACAGTTCGACACGCAGGCGCCCGCGCTGGACCTGAAGCTGGCTGGCGTATTCAACGTGCTGATCGCGGTGGACAACGGGACGTCCGAAAACCTGTTCGAGGGCGCTGACCCGCAACGCGTCGCCGCACGCAGCCAGGCGGGCGAAGCCGTCGGCCAGGAACTCATGAAGCGGAACGTGCGGCAGGTGCAGGTAGGCAACGGCCTTTATCCCACCGCCTGGCGCGCCAAGCGCATGGGCATGTCCGAAGCCGATCTCGGCAAGACCTTCTGGGAAGGCGTCAACGTCGACTACGGCGCCCTGCAGGCCCGCGGCCAGGCGGTGAAAGGCGCGCTGGCGGCCGGCAACGAACTGCACGTCACCCACCCCAATGGCACCGACTACCGCCTGCGCATCCAGGGGCGGCCGGTGCTGGTCAGCGACGGGATCATCTCGCCGGAAGACATCAAGCAGGGCGGTGCGGCGCTGCAGGTCTTCCTGCCGGCCGGCGAGGTCTACACCACGCCCGTGGCCGGCACGGGCGAGGGCAGGATCGTCGCCACACGCGACTACTTCCGCGGGCAGGCCATCGACAACCTGGCCGTGACGGTCGCCGGCGGCAAGGTCACGGCGCTGACCGGCGACGGGCCGGGCTTCGCGCCGTTGAAGGCCGAGTTCGATGCGGTGAACGACCCGCGCAAGAACGAAGTGTCGTTCATCGACCTGGGCATCAATCCCAACGTCAGGCTGCCGGTGGCCAGCCAGGTGGGCAACTGGGTGCCCGCGGGCACCGTCACGATGGGCCTGGGCAACAACACGTGGGCCGGTGGCAACAATTCGCTGGCCTACGGGGTCACTTTCTTCCTGCCGGGCAGCACGGTGACGCTGGATGGCCAGGTGATCGTGGACAAGGGCGAACTCAACCTGTGA
- a CDS encoding M13-type metalloendopeptidase: MMLSLAVAAALAACAKKEEAAPAADTAATKAPAGLELKLDESTLPGVNRFQLSDLDTTKNACTDFGGYVNGKWLAANTIPSDRTSWGAFEMLAERSTAVQKQLAEQAAAMPNASGVEKIVGDLWATGMDEAKINAQGIEPIKPLLTAIDGLQDKDAIVAYLNDSAAKGQAFLFGFGAEADFNKPDTNFAYAFQGGLGLPDKNFYFDADKKDIRDGYVAHIAKVLELSGVPAADAAKQAGDILAFETRLAKVSKSNEEMSRDVSLYYNPVTLAEADKLTPNFSWTKFFELQGVAPQEKFSLAVPAFHQEVSKMLGDTDPSAWRSYLRFHTIDGASPYLSDAFANENFNFYSKTLRGQKEIQPRWKRVLGTIESQSGEALGQMYVKVAFSPESKAKMETLVANLGTALKARIQNLAWMSDETKAKAMEKQAAFTTKIGYPDKWRDWTGLSTARDSYIGNVLAAQQFNYKWNLGKIGKPVDRTEWGMPPQMVNAYYNPLQNEIVFPAAILQPPFFDPNASDEMNYGGIGAVIGHEMTHGYDDQGSRFGATGKFENWWTPADAKGFSSRTDKLIAQFNGYRTDAGQAINGKHTLGENIADLGGLATAYDAMKAAAGDTPDPKTDGLTRDQRFFLNWATVWRRNFTPEELKNRIATDEHAPAQFRAIGAPSNLPAFAAAFSCKPGEPMVRTGDQQVVIW, translated from the coding sequence CTGATGCTTTCGCTCGCCGTGGCTGCCGCGCTGGCCGCGTGCGCCAAGAAAGAAGAGGCCGCGCCGGCCGCCGATACCGCCGCCACCAAGGCCCCCGCGGGTCTGGAACTGAAGCTGGACGAAAGCACCCTCCCCGGCGTCAACCGCTTCCAGCTCAGCGACCTGGACACGACCAAGAACGCCTGCACCGACTTCGGCGGCTACGTGAACGGCAAGTGGCTGGCCGCCAACACCATCCCGAGCGACCGCACCAGTTGGGGAGCGTTCGAGATGCTGGCCGAACGCTCCACCGCCGTGCAGAAGCAGCTGGCCGAACAGGCCGCCGCCATGCCCAACGCGAGCGGCGTCGAGAAGATCGTCGGCGACCTCTGGGCCACCGGCATGGACGAAGCCAAGATCAATGCCCAGGGCATCGAGCCCATCAAGCCGCTGCTGACCGCCATCGACGGGCTGCAGGACAAGGACGCCATCGTGGCGTACCTCAACGACAGCGCCGCCAAGGGCCAGGCGTTCCTGTTCGGCTTCGGTGCGGAAGCCGACTTCAACAAGCCCGACACCAACTTCGCCTACGCCTTCCAGGGCGGCCTGGGTCTGCCGGACAAGAACTTCTATTTCGATGCCGACAAGAAGGACATCCGCGACGGCTACGTGGCGCATATCGCCAAGGTGCTGGAACTGTCCGGCGTGCCCGCGGCCGATGCGGCCAAGCAGGCCGGCGACATCCTGGCGTTCGAAACGCGCCTGGCCAAGGTCTCCAAGTCGAACGAGGAAATGTCGCGCGACGTGTCGCTGTACTACAACCCGGTGACGCTGGCCGAAGCCGACAAGCTGACGCCGAACTTCTCGTGGACGAAGTTCTTCGAATTGCAGGGCGTGGCACCGCAGGAGAAGTTCTCGCTGGCCGTGCCCGCCTTCCACCAGGAAGTCAGCAAGATGCTGGGTGACACCGATCCGTCGGCCTGGCGCAGCTACCTGCGCTTCCACACGATCGATGGCGCCTCGCCCTACCTGAGCGATGCCTTCGCCAACGAGAACTTCAATTTCTACAGCAAGACCCTGCGCGGCCAGAAGGAAATCCAGCCGCGCTGGAAGCGCGTGCTGGGCACCATCGAGTCGCAGAGTGGCGAAGCACTCGGCCAGATGTACGTCAAGGTCGCCTTCTCGCCCGAATCGAAGGCGAAGATGGAGACGCTGGTGGCCAACCTGGGCACCGCGCTGAAGGCACGCATCCAGAATCTCGCCTGGATGAGCGACGAGACCAAGGCCAAGGCGATGGAGAAGCAGGCGGCCTTCACCACCAAGATCGGCTATCCCGACAAGTGGCGCGACTGGACCGGCCTGTCGACCGCACGCGACAGCTACATCGGCAACGTCCTGGCCGCGCAGCAGTTCAACTACAAGTGGAACCTGGGCAAGATCGGCAAGCCGGTCGACCGCACCGAATGGGGCATGCCGCCGCAGATGGTCAACGCGTACTACAACCCGCTGCAGAACGAGATCGTGTTCCCGGCCGCCATCCTGCAGCCGCCGTTCTTCGACCCCAATGCGTCGGATGAAATGAACTACGGCGGCATCGGCGCGGTGATCGGCCACGAAATGACCCATGGCTACGACGACCAGGGCAGCCGCTTCGGCGCCACCGGGAAGTTCGAGAACTGGTGGACCCCGGCCGATGCCAAGGGTTTCTCCTCGCGTACGGACAAGCTGATCGCGCAGTTCAATGGCTACCGCACCGACGCGGGCCAGGCCATCAACGGCAAGCACACCCTGGGCGAGAACATCGCCGACCTGGGTGGCCTGGCCACGGCCTACGACGCGATGAAGGCCGCCGCGGGCGACACGCCGGACCCGAAGACCGATGGCCTGACGCGCGACCAGCGCTTCTTCCTCAACTGGGCCACGGTGTGGCGCCGCAACTTCACCCCGGAAGAACTGAAGAACCGCATTGCCACCGACGAGCACGCCCCGGCGCAGTTCCGTGCGATCGGCGCGCCGTCCAACCTGCCGGCATTCGCCGCGGCGTTCTCGTGCAAGCCGGGCGAGCCGATGGTCCGCACCGGCGACCAGCAGGTGGTCATCTGGTAA
- a CDS encoding MBL fold metallo-hydrolase, with translation MHVEFHGAAGEVTGSMHLVHAAGKRVLLDCGLIQGSREAEARNTEPFPFDPSMLDALVLSHAHIDHIGRVPLLVKRGFRGPIYTHHASAELMGVMLMDTASLSASDAERANRDRRRGEPEVQPLFTAEDVQATLRQVQPLPYDQRTAVVAGVEVALRDAGHILGSAIVELWAEGRKLVFSGDLGPKGTPILRDPTVVKQADLLLMESTYGDRNHRDRPETIRELGDIFERAWHDRGNVLIPAFAVGRTQELLYWFARHWDAWKLQRWRIFLDSPMAAKVVAIYGRHHGLFDDEARDVWKQAPNPFRLPNLHVAENAQQSMAINQIESGAIIIAGSGMANGGRIQHHLKNNLGRRNAHVVFVGYQAQGTLGRRLVDGAQWVRIHGRDYRVNAQRHTVGGLSAHTDQRGLMDWYAHFQPSPPLVLVHGEDKAREALAGEIGERHGVEVTLARPGMQVDV, from the coding sequence ATGCACGTCGAATTCCACGGCGCCGCCGGCGAGGTCACCGGTTCCATGCATCTCGTGCATGCGGCCGGCAAACGCGTCCTGCTGGACTGCGGCCTGATCCAGGGCAGCCGGGAGGCGGAGGCCCGCAATACCGAACCCTTCCCGTTCGACCCGTCCATGCTGGACGCGCTGGTGCTCAGCCACGCCCACATCGACCACATCGGTCGCGTGCCGCTGCTGGTCAAGCGTGGCTTCCGCGGCCCCATCTACACCCACCACGCCAGTGCCGAACTGATGGGGGTGATGCTGATGGATACCGCCTCCCTGTCCGCCTCCGACGCCGAGCGCGCGAACAGGGACCGCCGTCGCGGCGAACCCGAGGTGCAGCCGTTGTTCACCGCCGAGGACGTGCAGGCCACGCTGCGGCAGGTGCAGCCGCTGCCGTACGACCAGCGCACGGCAGTGGTGGCGGGCGTGGAAGTGGCGCTGCGCGATGCCGGGCACATCCTCGGCTCGGCCATCGTGGAGCTGTGGGCCGAGGGCCGCAAGCTGGTGTTCTCCGGCGACCTGGGTCCGAAGGGCACGCCCATCCTGCGCGACCCCACCGTGGTGAAGCAGGCCGACCTGCTGTTGATGGAATCCACCTACGGCGACCGCAACCACCGCGACCGGCCGGAAACGATCCGCGAGCTGGGCGACATCTTCGAGCGTGCCTGGCATGACCGCGGCAACGTGCTGATCCCGGCGTTCGCGGTGGGGCGCACGCAGGAGCTGCTGTACTGGTTCGCGCGGCATTGGGACGCGTGGAAACTGCAGCGCTGGCGCATTTTCCTGGACAGCCCGATGGCCGCCAAGGTGGTCGCCATCTATGGCCGCCACCACGGCCTGTTCGACGACGAGGCGCGCGACGTCTGGAAGCAGGCACCCAATCCGTTCCGCCTGCCCAACCTGCACGTGGCGGAAAACGCGCAGCAGTCGATGGCGATCAACCAGATCGAAAGCGGCGCCATCATCATCGCCGGCTCGGGCATGGCGAACGGCGGGCGCATCCAGCACCACCTGAAGAACAACCTCGGCCGGCGCAACGCGCACGTGGTGTTCGTCGGTTACCAGGCGCAGGGCACCCTGGGCAGGCGCCTGGTCGATGGCGCCCAATGGGTGCGCATCCATGGTCGCGATTACCGCGTCAATGCGCAGCGACACACCGTGGGCGGGCTGTCGGCCCATACCGACCAGCGTGGCCTGATGGACTGGTATGCCCATTTCCAGCCCTCGCCGCCGCTGGTGCTGGTGCATGGCGAAGACAAGGCGCGCGAAGCGCTGGCCGGAGAGATCGGCGAGCGCCACGGGGTGGAGGTCACGCTGGCGCGCCCCGGCATGCAGGTCGACGTGTAG
- a CDS encoding CHASE2 domain-containing protein: MSTPSPAPKLKNRLLTAVGAAALVALVALSGITGRIDAAVYDMLARGAAPAADGRIVVVDIDQKSLAELGRWPWSRRTHAQLIDRLDQAQVKGVAFNVLLSEPALFDPEGDALLARALARNGRVVLPVLAEPVQMNGASVELMPIPEFAASAAALGHAEMMVDDDGVARSVFLRAGLGSPHWPALALSLFRLEAPARDNADLPGRRLVAGGEPPSPYQWVRDHQVLIPYPDPPNAFRHVSYTDVLNQRIPASMLRGHWVVVGMNAVGMGPEVKVPGHAASSTISGADYQAAMLNMLVKDASITPMPDGWLVLLSMLIVALPLVLCGVRGLHRIWRPVALMMVVAGVLSVMLLRFAHLWFTPVPAVIVLALGALLWLYRLLRRTQRQAQSDSLTGLANRSRFDTALDQELRAARRTGQPLSLLVLDIDHFKQLNDSQGHAAGDAALKALARVLRSRARRPRDLVARLGGDEFAVLLPETTAQAAATIATTIHVDLANIGARPHGISASAAPPFTTSIGIHTHLAGDDLGPEDVFDRADAALYRAKQAGRNRSFSHTGDQEPISASLTRG, encoded by the coding sequence GTGAGTACCCCCTCGCCCGCCCCCAAACTGAAGAACCGCCTGCTGACGGCGGTGGGTGCGGCTGCGCTGGTGGCACTGGTCGCACTGTCCGGCATCACGGGCCGCATCGACGCCGCGGTCTACGACATGCTGGCGCGCGGCGCCGCCCCCGCCGCCGACGGCCGCATCGTGGTGGTGGACATCGACCAGAAGAGTCTGGCGGAGCTCGGACGCTGGCCCTGGTCCCGGCGGACCCACGCCCAACTGATCGATCGCCTCGATCAGGCACAGGTCAAGGGCGTGGCGTTCAACGTGCTGCTGTCCGAACCCGCGCTGTTCGATCCCGAGGGCGATGCGCTGCTGGCGCGGGCGCTGGCGCGCAACGGTCGCGTGGTGCTGCCGGTGCTGGCCGAACCCGTGCAGATGAACGGGGCGAGCGTCGAATTGATGCCCATCCCGGAGTTCGCGGCCTCCGCCGCTGCGCTGGGCCACGCGGAGATGATGGTCGACGACGACGGCGTGGCGCGCAGTGTGTTCCTGCGCGCGGGGCTCGGCTCGCCGCATTGGCCTGCGCTGGCGTTGTCGCTTTTCCGGCTGGAAGCACCGGCACGGGACAACGCCGACCTGCCCGGCCGGCGCCTGGTGGCAGGGGGCGAGCCGCCTTCGCCTTACCAGTGGGTGCGCGACCATCAGGTGCTGATCCCCTACCCGGATCCGCCCAACGCGTTCCGCCACGTGTCCTACACCGATGTGCTCAACCAGCGCATCCCGGCATCGATGCTGCGGGGCCACTGGGTGGTGGTGGGGATGAACGCCGTCGGCATGGGCCCTGAAGTGAAGGTCCCCGGCCACGCTGCCAGTTCCACCATCAGTGGCGCCGACTACCAGGCGGCGATGCTCAACATGCTGGTCAAGGATGCGTCCATCACGCCCATGCCGGACGGCTGGCTGGTGCTGCTCTCCATGCTGATCGTGGCGCTCCCGCTGGTACTGTGCGGCGTGCGCGGCCTGCATCGCATCTGGCGGCCCGTGGCGTTGATGATGGTGGTCGCGGGCGTGCTGTCGGTGATGCTGCTGCGCTTCGCCCATCTTTGGTTCACCCCCGTCCCCGCCGTGATCGTGCTGGCGCTGGGCGCGCTGCTGTGGCTGTACCGGCTGTTGCGCCGCACGCAGCGACAGGCGCAGTCCGATTCGCTGACCGGACTGGCCAACCGCAGCCGCTTCGACACGGCGCTGGACCAGGAACTGCGCGCGGCGCGCCGGACCGGACAACCGCTGTCGCTGCTGGTGCTGGATATCGACCATTTCAAGCAACTCAACGACAGCCAGGGCCATGCCGCGGGCGATGCGGCACTGAAGGCGCTCGCACGCGTGTTGCGCAGCCGGGCGCGTCGTCCCCGCGATCTGGTCGCGCGGCTGGGGGGCGACGAATTCGCGGTGCTGCTGCCGGAAACCACGGCGCAGGCCGCCGCCACCATCGCCACCACCATCCATGTCGACCTGGCGAACATCGGGGCGCGCCCGCATGGCATCAGTGCGTCCGCCGCACCGCCCTTCACCACCAGCATCGGCATCCACACCCACCTGGCCGGCGACGACCTGGGGCCGGAAGATGTCTTCGACCGCGCCGACGCCGCGCTCTACCGTGCCAAACAAGCCGGCCGCAACCGCAGCTTCAGCCACACCGGCGATCAGGAACCCATCAGCGCCTCGTTGACGCGCGGCTGA
- a CDS encoding FecR domain-containing protein has product MRWGLAISLLLASLPAFAEDWSYRVRPGDTIWDLAGEYLKPDVSWKRLQEHNRIANPYQLPPGSTLRIPLAWLHRQPAKARVLAVRGSATAVANGRNAAIRQGMSLGSGALLKTSPDASLSLQFADGSRLLLLGDSELLLDRLTRFGRSGMADTRLRLQRGRIANDVQPTRGPAASFIVDTPSASSAVRGTHFRVEAADARTRTEVLEGRVAVSSRSRASALVSRGYGTVVADGQANIKPVALLPAPDLRRVAPRHVRARPELAWPAVDGARAYRVEVSQDRRFGTLLADVETPTPSIVLPPLDEGGYFLRVRAVADNGLQGLDATTPLSVDGQPEAPYTIAPIATSVIRTPDVAFSWTQAPAAKRYQYEVAANADFSPLLAQATVDDGTSVQLPLPPGDYLWRIRSIDGSGKAGPYSDALAFTVRPMAEVTHIDSSAPEQDRRQVTFRWAAGQPGQRYRFQMSRSPDFTSPQVDQVVDQAEITLPNLRSGTWYLRAQTIDVDGFEGPFPPPQVVEVPCRLCRIGAGAGALLILLAL; this is encoded by the coding sequence ATGCGGTGGGGATTGGCCATCAGTCTGCTGCTGGCGTCGCTGCCGGCGTTCGCCGAAGACTGGTCCTATCGCGTGCGACCGGGCGACACGATCTGGGACCTGGCGGGTGAATACCTGAAGCCCGACGTGTCCTGGAAACGCCTGCAGGAGCACAACCGCATCGCCAACCCCTACCAGCTGCCACCCGGTTCGACGCTGCGCATTCCGTTGGCCTGGCTGCACCGGCAACCGGCCAAGGCCCGCGTGCTGGCCGTGCGCGGCAGCGCCACCGCAGTGGCCAACGGTCGCAATGCCGCGATCAGGCAGGGCATGTCGCTGGGAAGCGGCGCATTGCTCAAGACCTCCCCCGATGCCTCGCTCAGCCTGCAGTTCGCCGATGGTTCGCGGCTGCTGCTGCTGGGCGACAGCGAACTGCTGCTCGACCGTCTGACACGCTTCGGCCGTTCCGGCATGGCCGACACCCGGCTGCGCCTGCAGCGTGGCCGCATCGCCAACGACGTGCAGCCCACCCGTGGCCCGGCGGCGTCGTTCATCGTCGATACGCCGAGCGCCTCCTCGGCGGTTCGCGGCACGCATTTCCGCGTGGAAGCGGCGGACGCGCGCACGCGCACCGAAGTGCTCGAGGGCCGCGTGGCGGTGAGTTCGCGCAGCCGTGCCAGTGCACTGGTAAGCCGCGGCTACGGCACCGTGGTCGCTGACGGACAGGCCAACATCAAGCCCGTGGCGCTGTTGCCCGCCCCGGATCTTCGCCGCGTGGCGCCCCGGCATGTGCGCGCACGCCCGGAGCTCGCGTGGCCAGCGGTGGACGGCGCCCGCGCGTACCGCGTGGAGGTCAGCCAGGATCGGCGGTTCGGCACGTTGCTGGCGGACGTGGAAACCCCTACGCCTTCCATCGTCTTGCCACCCCTCGACGAAGGCGGCTACTTCCTGCGGGTGCGCGCGGTGGCCGACAACGGACTGCAGGGCCTGGATGCCACCACGCCGCTCAGCGTCGATGGCCAGCCCGAAGCGCCCTACACCATCGCCCCCATCGCCACCTCGGTGATCCGCACGCCCGACGTGGCGTTCAGCTGGACCCAGGCGCCCGCCGCCAAGCGCTACCAGTACGAAGTCGCGGCCAACGCCGATTTCTCGCCGCTGCTTGCGCAGGCGACGGTCGACGACGGGACTTCGGTGCAACTGCCCCTGCCCCCCGGCGACTACCTGTGGCGCATCCGCAGCATCGACGGCAGCGGCAAGGCCGGCCCGTACAGCGACGCGCTGGCATTCACCGTGCGCCCCATGGCCGAAGTGACCCACATCGACAGCAGCGCGCCCGAACAGGACCGCCGCCAGGTGACGTTCCGCTGGGCCGCCGGCCAGCCGGGCCAGCGCTACCGCTTCCAGATGTCACGGTCGCCGGATTTCACCTCGCCGCAGGTGGACCAGGTGGTCGACCAGGCGGAGATCACCCTGCCGAATCTGCGCTCGGGCACCTGGTACCTGCGGGCGCAAACGATTGATGTGGATGGCTTTGAAGGGCCCTTCCCGCCGCCCCAGGTCGTTGAAGTGCCCTGCCGGCTCTGCAGGATTGGCGCCGGAGCGGGGGCATTGCTCATACTGCTGGCATTGTGA
- a CDS encoding DUF885 family protein, whose translation MRRPLPALLTLAIALALPVAALPASAQTSDAPATATANPKAAQLDRLYAQYWEESLKLNPLGATFQGDPRYNDQLPNFLSAEYRATSRRFTEDWLKKIEAVGSDGLAGQDLLSYQIFVRDAKMELEGERFPDWMQPINQFYNIGSMAVQLGSGTGAQPFKTVQDYDNWKKRATQVPVLFDQAIANMREGIKAGVVQPTALMQKVVPQLDALIKPKAEDTLFWGPVNKLPTSFSEADRQRITADYRQMIEGTLMPAYAKLRTFIVTEYLPATRKTSGMAALPDGEAWYAYNARQSTTTDLSPAQIHQIGLDEVARIHGEMRGVMKTLQFQGTLQDFFKFMQTDPRFIFKSEEELLTYYRGLEDKINARVPEQFSLIPKAAFEIRPVEAFRAASASGGSYMRPSEDGTRPGVFYVNTHDLPTRKIWDAEDLYLHEAIPGHHFQLALQQELTGLPMFRRFGSEIAFSEGWGLYAESLGKDLGVYADPYSYFGYLQNELWRAIRLVVDTGLHSKGWTREQVIAYMLENSAESESHSTAEAERYMAIPGQALAYKMGELKIKAVRAKAEKVLGAKFDVREFHAEVLRDGSVPLDVLEAKVDRWIRSQQ comes from the coding sequence ATGCGTCGTCCCCTGCCCGCCCTGTTGACGCTCGCCATCGCGCTGGCCCTGCCCGTCGCCGCGCTTCCGGCATCCGCCCAAACCAGCGACGCGCCCGCAACGGCGACGGCGAATCCCAAGGCCGCCCAGCTTGACCGCCTGTATGCGCAGTACTGGGAAGAATCGCTGAAACTCAATCCGCTGGGCGCCACGTTCCAGGGCGATCCGCGCTACAACGACCAGTTGCCGAACTTCCTGTCGGCCGAGTACCGCGCCACGTCGCGTCGCTTCACCGAAGACTGGCTGAAGAAGATCGAGGCCGTCGGCAGCGACGGCCTGGCCGGCCAGGATCTGCTGAGCTACCAGATCTTCGTGCGCGACGCGAAGATGGAGCTGGAAGGCGAGCGGTTTCCGGACTGGATGCAGCCCATCAACCAGTTCTACAACATCGGCAGCATGGCCGTGCAGCTGGGTTCGGGTACCGGCGCCCAGCCGTTCAAGACCGTGCAGGACTACGACAACTGGAAGAAGCGCGCCACCCAAGTGCCCGTGCTGTTCGACCAGGCCATCGCCAACATGCGCGAAGGCATTAAGGCGGGCGTGGTGCAGCCCACCGCCCTGATGCAGAAAGTGGTGCCGCAGCTGGATGCGCTGATCAAGCCGAAGGCCGAGGACACCCTGTTCTGGGGTCCGGTCAACAAGCTGCCGACTTCCTTCAGCGAAGCCGACAGGCAACGCATCACCGCCGATTACCGGCAGATGATCGAAGGCACGCTGATGCCGGCGTATGCGAAATTGCGCACGTTCATCGTCACCGAATACCTGCCCGCCACGCGCAAGACCTCCGGCATGGCGGCATTGCCCGACGGCGAGGCGTGGTACGCCTACAACGCGCGGCAGAGCACCACCACCGACCTGAGCCCGGCACAGATCCACCAGATCGGCCTGGACGAAGTGGCGCGCATCCATGGCGAGATGCGCGGCGTGATGAAGACGCTGCAGTTCCAGGGAACGCTGCAGGACTTCTTCAAGTTCATGCAGACCGACCCGCGCTTCATCTTCAAGAGCGAAGAGGAACTGCTGACGTATTACCGTGGGCTGGAAGACAAGATCAATGCGCGGGTGCCGGAGCAGTTCTCGCTGATCCCGAAGGCCGCGTTCGAGATCCGTCCGGTGGAAGCGTTCCGCGCCGCATCGGCGTCGGGTGGTTCGTACATGCGGCCCAGCGAAGACGGCACGCGGCCAGGGGTCTTCTACGTGAACACGCATGACCTGCCCACGCGCAAGATCTGGGATGCCGAAGACCTGTATCTGCACGAAGCGATCCCAGGCCATCATTTCCAGCTGGCGCTGCAGCAGGAACTGACGGGCCTGCCGATGTTCCGCCGCTTCGGCAGCGAGATCGCCTTCTCCGAGGGCTGGGGCCTGTATGCCGAATCGCTGGGCAAGGACCTGGGTGTGTACGCCGACCCCTACAGCTACTTCGGTTACCTGCAGAACGAACTGTGGCGTGCCATCCGGCTGGTGGTGGACACGGGACTGCACAGCAAGGGCTGGACGCGCGAGCAGGTGATCGCCTACATGCTGGAGAACTCGGCCGAGAGCGAAAGCCACTCCACCGCCGAGGCCGAGCGCTACATGGCCATCCCCGGCCAGGCGCTGGCCTACAAGATGGGCGAACTGAAGATCAAGGCGGTGCGCGCAAAGGCGGAAAAGGTGCTTGGGGCGAAGTTCGACGTGCGCGAATTCCATGCCGAAGTATTGCGCGATGGCTCGGTCCCGCTGGACGTGCTGGAGGCCAAGGTCGACCGCTGGATCCGCAGCCAGCAATGA
- a CDS encoding queuosine precursor transporter — MTPGRTLDDRAVKLFIALAAFFCVNAVLAEFIGVKIFALEDTLGMAPLEWNLFGQSGSLNFTVGTLLWPFVFIMTDTVNEFYGKRGVRFISWLAVALIVFGFVFAFLAIATAPAGWWVTAAKDQGVPDYQAAFAAIFGQGMWSIVGSIIAFLIGQLIDVSVFHRIRNATGERWVWLRATGSTAISQLVDSFVVIYIAFVLGPQKWPTSLFLAVSSVNYVYKMLAAIALIPLLYLMRHGIRRYLGDARERELRAEASAD, encoded by the coding sequence ATGACCCCGGGCCGCACGCTGGACGATCGCGCCGTCAAACTGTTCATCGCCCTGGCGGCCTTCTTCTGCGTCAACGCGGTGCTGGCCGAATTCATCGGCGTCAAGATCTTCGCGCTGGAAGACACGCTGGGCATGGCGCCGCTGGAGTGGAACCTGTTCGGCCAGAGCGGCTCGTTGAACTTCACCGTCGGCACGCTGCTGTGGCCGTTCGTCTTCATCATGACCGACACCGTCAACGAGTTCTACGGCAAGCGCGGCGTGCGCTTCATCTCGTGGCTGGCAGTGGCCCTGATCGTCTTCGGTTTCGTGTTCGCCTTCCTGGCCATCGCGACCGCGCCCGCGGGCTGGTGGGTGACCGCGGCGAAGGACCAGGGCGTGCCGGATTACCAGGCGGCGTTCGCGGCGATCTTCGGGCAGGGCATGTGGTCGATCGTGGGGTCGATCATCGCGTTCCTGATCGGTCAGCTGATCGACGTGTCGGTGTTCCACCGCATCCGCAATGCCACCGGCGAACGCTGGGTGTGGTTGCGCGCCACCGGCTCCACCGCCATCTCGCAACTGGTGGACAGCTTCGTGGTGATCTACATCGCGTTCGTGCTGGGGCCGCAGAAATGGCCGACTTCGCTGTTCCTCGCGGTCAGTTCGGTCAATTACGTCTACAAGATGCTGGCCGCCATCGCGCTGATTCCCCTGCTTTACCTGATGCGCCACGGCATACGGCGCTACCTGGGCGACGCGCGCGAGCGCGAACTGCGGGCTGAAGCCTCCGCGGACTGA